One Malania oleifera isolate guangnan ecotype guangnan chromosome 10, ASM2987363v1, whole genome shotgun sequence genomic region harbors:
- the LOC131166209 gene encoding uncharacterized protein LOC131166209, producing the protein MDSSSGCEASSKKDPAWKYAHLEDQKNRNNLTCNFCAKVTRGGIFRAKQHIVGGFRNVKECSKCPTHVREEIKEYMLKKDMEKEENELLPDFDDIDHYGEDEEDEVQEIDIRGKRVFTSDGSKRSYQSNLKKPKQKGPIDLFFTPDPKKAIQARKEGKMKQTSINEACKKELRKKAMGDFARWMYDARIPFNAVRLSSFAVALESIGQYGPGIKPLSYHEVRVPYLKEEVGRMKELLKVHKEEWTKYGCSIMSDGWRDSVANKDIINFLVNSPRGSVFIKSIDASNIVKNADRMYRLLDEMVEEIGESNVIQVVTDNVSNYVAAGRLLEAKRPHLYWTPCAAHCIDLILEDIGKMPSIHATLKRAIFLNGYIYNRVGVVNLMRQFIGGKELLRPAVTRFATAFITLRSIHLQKNNLRKMFTSEDWNTTKWAKEAAGKRAATIVLMPTFWSTIVYALKLTSPLVRVLRLVDGEKKPAMGYIYEAMDRAKEAIAKAFGEREDKFKEAFEIIDTRWGCQLHQPLHAAAHYLNPEFFYSNPNILQDEEIMSGLYKCVGRLLPTIEMQDKVSNELEKYNAASGVFGISLAVRQRKTKAPAQWWMAYGSTTPNLQKFAVKILSLTCSATGCERNWSIFQHLHSKRRNRLSQQRLNDLVFVKYNRTLRR; encoded by the exons tgaggcctcgtcaaagaaagatcccgcatggaagtatgcacatttggaggatcaaaaaaatagaaataatttgacttgcaatttttgtgctaaagtcacaaggggaggaatatttcgagcaaaacaacacattgtcggaggatttcgaaatgtgaaagaatgctctaagtgccctactcatgtacgtgaggagattaaagagtatatgttgaagaaagatatggaaaaggaggaaaatgagttattgcccgactttgatgatatagatcattacggtgaagatgaagaagatgaagttcaagaaattgacattcgtggcaagagagtgtttactagtgatggaagtaaaagatcataccaatccaacttgaagaaaccaaaacagaaggggcctatagacttgttttttactcccgatccaaagaaagctattcaagctaggaaagaagggaagatgaagcaaacatcaataaatgaagcgtgcaaaaaagaacttagaaaaaaggcaatgggagattttgctaggtggatgtatgatgctaggataccatttaatgctgtacgtttgagcagctttgcagtggcacttgaatcgattggacaatatggtcctggaataaagccacttagctatcatgaagtgagagttccttacctaaaggaggaagtcggtcgaatgaaagagttgttgaaggtccataaggaggaatggacaaaatatggctgctcaattatgtctgatggttggagagattcagTTGCTAATAAAGACATAATCAACTttttagtgaactctccaaggggatcggtattcatcaagtctattgatgcttctaatattgtcaagaatgcagatagaatgtatagattacttgatgagatggtcgaagaaattggagaatcaaatgtgattcaagtggtaactgacaatgtgtcaaactatgttgcagcag ggagattgttggaagcaaagaggccacatttatattggacaccgtgtgctgctcattgcattgatttaattttggaggatattgggaagatgccttcaattcatgcaactttgaaaagggcaatttttttgaatggctatatctATAATCGTGTTGGCGTTGTCAACTTGATGAGACAATTCATTGGAGGAAAGGAGTTGCTAAGAcctgcagttacaagatttgcaactgccttcatcactcttcgttcaatccatcttcaaaagaataacttgaggaagatgtttacttctgaagattggaatactactaaatgggcaaaggaggcggctggcaaaagagcagctactattgttttgatgcctactttttggagtaccatcgtttatgctcttaagttaacaagtccacttgttcgtgtactccgtttggttgatggggaaaagaagcctgcaatgggatatatttatgaagcaatggatagggctaaggaagccatagctaaggcttttggtgagagagaggataaattcaaggaggcatttgaaattattgatacgaggtggggatgccaactccatcaaccgttgcatgcagctgcacactacttgaatccagaatttttctattcaaaccccaacattttgcaagatgaagaaattatgtCGGGTTTGTACAAATGTGTTGGAAGGTTACTGCCAACtattgaaatgcaagataaagtttcaaatgagttggaaaaatacaatgccgctagtggcgtctttggaattagtttggcagtgagacaaaggaagacaaaagcaccag cgcaatggtggatggcatatggatcaacaactccaaacttgcaaaagtttgctgtgaaaattcttagcctcacgtgtagtgctactggctgcgaaagaaattggagcatattccaacat cttcatagcaaaaggagaaataggctatcccagcaacgcttgaatgatttggtatttgtgaaatacAATCGAACTCTGAGGCGTTGA